The following proteins are co-located in the Callithrix jacchus isolate 240 chromosome 10, calJac240_pri, whole genome shotgun sequence genome:
- the JHY gene encoding jhy protein homolog isoform X5 → MSKSKLIPKLSIQSPVHHTNLNIHPPFKKEDLHRISKDSLESDSESPTQEIMSQPEFDDNDMEPDSLDEESLHEAEEEASVKAAQMAGEQNHHSWDKGTNNRQQPIEDKYSDLRYDPNWKSKKEEGQLLPVEALPESTDSSLENLPLVPLYPSKETSVELSGEKGEQKESSQNDVASLLGSEFLSPSYEHGARRSKPFSELSDSDLEEKSSSLSQSLKSSSSHNEVFLPGSRGPRRRKSKQYFVEKNKLTLGLSTPKMDSYLQLHNKKRGETHPEQVILRVNSLPHDGFKTFRVSKLSFISLMGIKILSPSSYGYVHGYRIRVGLE, encoded by the exons atGAGTAAAAGTAAACTAATTCCCAAGCTCTCTATTCAATCTCCTGTTCATCATACCAACTTAAATATTCACCCACCTTTTAAGAAAGAAGACTTACATCGGATTTCAAAAGACTCCTTGGAATCTGATTCAGAAAGCCCCACTCAAGAGATTATGTCCCAGCCTGAGTTTGATGATAACGATATGGAGCCCGACAGCTTAGACGAGGAAAGCCTGCATGAGGCAGAAGAAGAAGCAAGCGTAAAAGCAGCTCAGATGGCTGGAGAGCAAAACCACCATAGCTGGGACAAGGGCACCAATAACAG GCAACAACCAATAGAAGACAAATATTCAGACCTCCGCTATGACCCCAACTGGAAGAGTAAAAAGGAGGAAGGGCAGCTGCTGCCTGTGGAAGCATTGCCGGAATCTACGGATAGTTCTTTAGAAAATCTGCCTTTGGTTCCCCTCTACCCTTCCAAGGAGACTTCAGTGGAACTCTCAGGGGAAAAGGGAGAGCAGAAAGAGAGTTCACAGAATGATGTAGCTTCTTTACTTGGTAGTGAGTTTTTAAGCCCAAGCTATGAGCATGGTGCCCGTCGCAGCAAGCCGTTTTCAGAGCTGAGCGACAGTGACCTGGAAGAGAAGTCCAGCAGCCTTTCTCAGTCCCTGAAGAGCTCAAGTTCACATAACGAGGTTTTCCTGCCGGGATCACGTGGCCCTCGGCGAAGGAAGTCCAAACaatattttgtggaaaaaaaCAAGCTGACTTTGGGATTATCCACTCCTAAAATGGACTCTTATCTTCAActtcacaataaaaaaagaggggAAACTCACCCAGAACAG GTTATTTTGAGAGTAAATTCTCTCCCACATGATGGATTCAAAACCTTTCGAGTCAGTAaacttagttttatttcattgatggGCATAAAGATCTTATCACCCTCCTCCTATGGATATGTCCATGGATACAGGATAAGAGTGGGTTTGGAGTAG